From the Chlamydiota bacterium genome, the window AAGGGAGGGGCGGAGGGAGTGGGACGAGCGACTACCTTGTCGGTGGTTTGTTCTATCATTTTAGTGATTGTGGTGGATTGCGTGTGGAACGCAGTATTTTATTTTTTGTAAATAAACCGAGAACTCGTTAATTTAAAATCCAAAAATCAAAATGCAAAATGACATATTAAAATCCAAAATTTCAAATGCTATTGCAATGGAAATATTTTAAGTTTTACATTGTCATTTTGATTTTTGATGTTTGATTTTTGGACTTTCATTGTTGGAAAATATGGATCCAGTTATTCAGGTTGAAAATGTTGTGAAAAGTTTTGGACCCCGTCGGGTTCTGGATGAAGTGAATTTTTCCATTGAGAAAGGAAAAATTCTTGTCATTCTTGGAATGAGCGGCTGCGGAAAAAGCACCCTCCTTAAACATTTGGTAGGGACCTTGCGGCCGGATTCAGGTGAAATATGGCTTTTGGGTCAGGATATTTCAAGGATGAAGCAATCGGATCTTGATCAATTAAGAAAAAAAATTGGAATTTTATATCAAAGTGCAGCGCTCTTTAATTCCATGACTGTGGGAGGAAATGTTGCCTTTCCTTTGAAGGAGCATACTGCCCTCAATGACAAAATCATTCAGATTATGATTCGAATTAAATTGGAACTGGTGGGTTTGAGCGGGTTTGAGGATTTGATGCCTGCTCAAATCAGTGGGGGAATGAAAAAACGGGTTGGAATTGCCCGGGCTCTTGCCCTCGATCCAGAACTTGTTTTTTATGATGAGCCAGGCGCGGGTTTGGATCCAGTGACCTTGGCTGTGATTGATCAATTGATTTTAGATCTAAGTCGAAAATTGGGGATTACCTCTGTTGTGGTGACTCATGAAATTCAATCGGCCTTTCGCATTGCCGATCAAATGGTGATGATGCATGGAGGAAAGGTCATTGCTGAAGGCTCCCCGGACCAGATTCGATCCTCATCTAATCCGATTGTGCAACAATTTATTAAGGGTGAAGCCGAAGGTCCGATTCCGATGAAGCGAGATAGCAGCGAGTATTTGAAAAGTTTGGCAGGGTGAGAACTGTTTTTAAGAAAGGTAAATTCAATGGAATATTTTAAGTCAGGTATTAAGGTTGCCATTTTGTTTTTAGTGTCCTGTGCCCTCTTAGCCTATTTTTTTATTCATGCAGGGCAGGTTCGTGTGGCGGGAGAAACGCATGAGTTTAAAATCCTTTTTTCTTCAGTGGGAAATTTAAAGGAAGACTCCCCTGTGACTTATTCAGGTTTTAAAGTGGGGCAAGTGATTCAAATTCGTCCTCTTTCTCCTGAAGAGAGGAGAAAGTACGCCCGAGATGTTGAGGTCTTGATTTCGGTGAGTAAAGACATTGTGATTCATAAGGATTCAGTAGCTCAGGTTCTTTCTATGGGATTTCTGGGGGAAAAATATGTTGAGGTGAGCCCAGGCGGAATCGATGCCGAGGCTATACCGCCTGGAAGCACCATTTCTGGATTTACTCCCAAGGAGCTGACGGAGGTGATTCAACATTTTGCAGAGGAACTGGACCAAATGATTCCCAAGATCAAGGACACTTTGGAAAAGGTTCATTCCTCAGTGGATCGTGTGAACGATATTGTTCAAGAAATTGCGAATGAACGGAAAATTCAAGCGCTTCTGGAAGGGGCCCAGGAAGCTACCAGGCGGATTAATGAGATATTAGAAGAGAATCGTAAAGAAATTAAGGCGACGATGGAGAATGCGGCCAATCTTTCGGGGGAATTGAAAGATCAACTTCATATTGCATACCCAAAAATTCAGAATGCTCTTGATCAAATGAATAAAGCTGTCGAAAATTTAGATGGAGTTCTTGCTGATGCCCGATCTTTGGTAAAAACAAATACGCCGGGAATCGATCGCATC encodes:
- a CDS encoding ABC transporter ATP-binding protein gives rise to the protein MDPVIQVENVVKSFGPRRVLDEVNFSIEKGKILVILGMSGCGKSTLLKHLVGTLRPDSGEIWLLGQDISRMKQSDLDQLRKKIGILYQSAALFNSMTVGGNVAFPLKEHTALNDKIIQIMIRIKLELVGLSGFEDLMPAQISGGMKKRVGIARALALDPELVFYDEPGAGLDPVTLAVIDQLILDLSRKLGITSVVVTHEIQSAFRIADQMVMMHGGKVIAEGSPDQIRSSSNPIVQQFIKGEAEGPIPMKRDSSEYLKSLAG
- a CDS encoding MCE family protein; translated protein: MEYFKSGIKVAILFLVSCALLAYFFIHAGQVRVAGETHEFKILFSSVGNLKEDSPVTYSGFKVGQVIQIRPLSPEERRKYARDVEVLISVSKDIVIHKDSVAQVLSMGFLGEKYVEVSPGGIDAEAIPPGSTISGFTPKELTEVIQHFAEELDQMIPKIKDTLEKVHSSVDRVNDIVQEIANERKIQALLEGAQEATRRINEILEENRKEIKATMENAANLSGELKDQLHIAYPKIQNALDQMNKAVENLDGVLADARSLVKTNTPGIDRIIKNLEEASEHAKAFLKTLKEEPWRLLSKPRPAPVNQGPKRGFSLYSAKKSSESGSKEGK